A single genomic interval of Stieleria maiorica harbors:
- a CDS encoding ThuA domain-containing protein → MSNLLFTAISLTLVFASAATAATADDRPHVVIVVGTLHYSPELTMPVFAEELERFGFRTTVVMGEGNPEKKTENVLPGIDVLADADLAIFFMRFLKLPDDELQPILDYLTSGKPVIGLRTANHSFKYPAGHPNQPWNDGFGRRALGTPYVVHQTSETKISVVEENLDHPVMTHVTKKRWVSPGTLYLTRLEPDCLPLATGSGEGRSRTLKRAFGTVEVKPQESDVVAWAWQNEWGGKVFGTSFGHPGDFAEESFVRMLVNAVHWAVDRPLPSADQQVSTWNIERVDKKPRK, encoded by the coding sequence ATGTCCAATCTCCTTTTCACCGCGATCTCACTGACCCTCGTGTTTGCCAGTGCCGCGACGGCAGCGACCGCGGATGACCGACCGCATGTGGTGATCGTGGTCGGCACGTTGCACTATTCACCAGAACTGACGATGCCGGTGTTTGCCGAAGAGTTGGAACGATTCGGGTTTCGCACGACCGTGGTGATGGGCGAGGGAAATCCGGAGAAGAAAACCGAAAACGTTTTGCCGGGTATCGATGTTTTAGCGGACGCCGACCTGGCGATCTTCTTCATGCGTTTCCTGAAGCTGCCCGACGACGAATTGCAGCCGATCCTGGATTATCTAACGTCAGGAAAACCGGTGATCGGGCTGCGGACCGCCAACCATTCGTTCAAGTACCCGGCCGGACATCCGAACCAGCCATGGAACGATGGCTTCGGTCGACGCGCGCTGGGCACTCCCTACGTGGTGCATCAAACCAGTGAAACAAAAATCAGCGTTGTCGAAGAAAACCTCGACCACCCGGTCATGACCCACGTGACCAAGAAACGCTGGGTTTCACCCGGGACGCTCTATCTGACGCGGCTTGAGCCAGACTGTTTGCCGTTGGCGACGGGATCGGGCGAGGGCCGTTCCCGCACACTCAAACGAGCGTTCGGGACCGTCGAAGTGAAACCGCAAGAATCGGATGTCGTCGCCTGGGCCTGGCAGAACGAATGGGGCGGCAAGGTGTTCGGTACCTCGTTCGGGCATCCCGGCGATTTCGCCGAGGAGTCGTTTGTGCGGATGTTGGTCAACGCGGTCCATTGGGCTGTCGATCGTCCGCTCCCCAGTGCCGACCAGCAGGTTTCGACCTGGAACATCGAACGTGTCGACAAAAAGCCCC
- a CDS encoding putative glycoside hydrolase, whose protein sequence is MRNLGLRNLAVTVVLPIVILTGTAPGFTQSPGKTDHYPAFSWETVPVGFHFGKDGPLMTATEAEFVASHASFICLEKGHAGKQFDHTEDGIEYEARQLKRFNPDIKVIFYWNTFLDYSMFRAHDDYQKHPKWWLRTLEGNLDKKRGNLMRYDLSNAELRQWWSDVAKKAVVDGSCDGVFMDAFPQIVSEANRAIWGDAKYHAIQQGLVEIVKETRAKIGQDKLIFYNGIRTTPTKHLGNDFIDDTDAVMIEHFGHFNSDSKECMLKDIQAMAESGKQGKIVVFKAWPGFAWTDNEAMAMPLARKRQLAAENITFPLATYLVGAQEHSYFIYNWGYRMRHGCLEWYPEFDKKLGPPLADAKQTGWVLERDFQHAHVWVNLETKQAKIDWHEQRKPSE, encoded by the coding sequence ATGAGAAATCTTGGTCTTCGCAACCTCGCCGTCACTGTCGTGTTGCCCATCGTCATCCTGACGGGCACGGCACCCGGGTTTACTCAATCGCCAGGAAAAACGGATCACTATCCCGCGTTCAGTTGGGAGACCGTCCCCGTCGGATTTCATTTCGGCAAGGACGGTCCTTTGATGACGGCGACGGAGGCCGAATTTGTCGCCTCACATGCGAGTTTCATCTGTTTGGAGAAAGGCCACGCCGGCAAACAGTTCGATCACACCGAGGACGGGATTGAGTATGAAGCGAGGCAATTAAAACGGTTCAACCCTGACATCAAGGTGATCTTCTATTGGAACACGTTTCTCGACTACAGCATGTTTCGAGCGCATGATGACTATCAGAAGCATCCCAAATGGTGGCTACGAACGCTGGAGGGGAATCTGGACAAAAAGAGGGGCAACCTGATGCGTTACGATCTGTCGAACGCGGAGCTCAGGCAGTGGTGGAGTGACGTTGCCAAAAAGGCGGTCGTCGATGGCAGCTGTGATGGAGTATTCATGGACGCGTTTCCACAAATCGTTTCCGAAGCCAATCGCGCGATTTGGGGCGACGCGAAATACCACGCGATCCAACAGGGGCTGGTCGAAATCGTCAAAGAAACTCGCGCCAAAATCGGACAGGACAAACTGATCTTTTACAACGGTATTCGAACGACACCGACGAAGCATCTTGGAAACGACTTTATCGATGACACCGATGCCGTCATGATCGAGCACTTCGGTCATTTCAACAGTGATTCCAAGGAATGCATGTTGAAGGACATTCAGGCGATGGCTGAGTCCGGAAAACAGGGCAAAATCGTCGTCTTCAAAGCGTGGCCCGGTTTTGCCTGGACCGACAACGAGGCGATGGCAATGCCCTTGGCAAGAAAAAGACAACTTGCAGCGGAGAACATCACTTTCCCACTGGCTACGTATCTTGTCGGTGCCCAAGAACATTCTTACTTCATTTACAACTGGGGCTATCGCATGAGGCATGGTTGCTTGGAGTGGTATCCGGAATTCGACAAGAAACTCGGGCCGCCCCTTGCCGACGCCAAGCAAACCGGGTGGGTGTTGGAGCGTGATTTTCAGCATGCCCACGTTTGGGTCAATTTGGAAACCAAACAAGCCAAGATCGATTGGCACGAACAGAGGAAGCCATCCGAATGA
- a CDS encoding arylsulfatase, producing the protein MTLIRRLCLTSIGLFIYGSLAAAPPNVVFVISDDQGYGDLGCTGNPIIKTPHIDQLASESSGLSDYHVAPTCSPTRCSLLTGHWTNRTGVWHTIMGRSMLRENEVTVGQMFSDAGYETGMFGKWHLGDNYPYRPEDRGFTEVYRHGGGGIGQTPDVWDNAYFDGSYFHNGEIVPAKGFCTDVFFQQANAFISKCAEQGKPFFAYISTNAPHKPLHCPPKYLKMYEGQSDSIAAFYGMITNIDDNVGKTRRLVKDLGIADDTIFVFTTDNGTASGAKIYNAGMRAGKGSPYEGGHRVPFFLHWPSGGLNQQHDVNELTHAVDIVPTLLDLTGVKKPADVTFDGVSIADLLDPKKEIDWPKRFVISDSQRVRDPIKWRSSSVMTGKYRLVNRKELYDVSADPGQKNNIADQHPEIVAEMRAFYEQWWAELEPTFAQTTEIHLGHPQHPVVSLTAHDWIQKVYPPWHQGSIRAADRTHDGAEKLVHRGHWAVKVVRDGKYQISLRRWPAESGAAINASLPAGENVPGATAAFRSVPGNAIGATHGVLRIDSEDLDRKPVQEGAQEVTFVTDLKRGSYQLAPFFEISEGELGAYYVTVTSLD; encoded by the coding sequence ATGACTCTCATCCGTCGTCTGTGCTTGACCTCTATCGGTCTATTCATTTACGGATCGCTCGCAGCGGCCCCTCCCAACGTCGTCTTTGTCATCAGCGATGACCAAGGGTACGGCGACCTCGGTTGCACCGGCAACCCGATCATCAAGACACCGCACATCGATCAATTGGCATCAGAAAGTTCTGGGCTGAGCGATTATCACGTCGCTCCGACCTGCTCTCCCACACGATGCTCGCTGCTGACCGGGCACTGGACCAACCGCACCGGCGTTTGGCACACGATCATGGGCCGATCGATGTTGCGCGAAAACGAAGTCACCGTCGGCCAAATGTTTTCCGACGCCGGCTACGAAACGGGCATGTTTGGAAAATGGCATCTCGGCGACAACTACCCCTATCGCCCGGAGGACCGCGGGTTCACGGAGGTTTACCGACATGGCGGCGGCGGAATCGGCCAAACCCCCGACGTTTGGGACAACGCCTACTTTGACGGGTCGTACTTCCACAACGGCGAGATCGTTCCCGCAAAAGGCTTTTGCACCGACGTTTTTTTTCAGCAGGCCAACGCGTTTATCAGCAAGTGTGCCGAACAGGGAAAACCGTTCTTTGCGTACATCTCGACCAACGCACCGCACAAACCGCTTCATTGCCCGCCGAAGTATCTGAAGATGTACGAGGGGCAATCCGATAGCATCGCCGCGTTTTACGGCATGATCACCAATATCGACGACAACGTCGGCAAGACGCGCCGGCTGGTCAAAGACCTGGGAATCGCCGACGACACCATCTTCGTCTTCACCACCGACAACGGGACGGCCAGCGGGGCAAAGATCTACAACGCCGGGATGAGAGCCGGCAAGGGTAGCCCGTACGAGGGCGGCCACCGGGTCCCGTTCTTCTTGCATTGGCCCTCCGGCGGACTGAACCAACAACACGACGTCAATGAGCTGACGCACGCGGTCGACATCGTCCCGACCCTGCTTGACTTGACCGGTGTGAAGAAGCCGGCGGATGTAACCTTCGATGGCGTTTCGATCGCCGATCTGCTCGATCCCAAAAAGGAGATAGATTGGCCCAAACGCTTTGTGATCAGTGATTCCCAGCGTGTTCGCGATCCGATCAAGTGGCGCAGTTCCTCGGTCATGACCGGCAAGTATCGGCTGGTCAATCGCAAAGAGCTGTACGACGTGAGCGCCGACCCCGGCCAGAAGAACAACATCGCCGACCAACACCCGGAAATCGTGGCAGAGATGCGAGCGTTCTATGAACAATGGTGGGCCGAGCTGGAACCGACCTTCGCGCAAACCACCGAGATCCACTTGGGACACCCGCAACACCCGGTCGTCAGCCTGACCGCCCATGACTGGATCCAAAAGGTCTATCCCCCCTGGCACCAAGGGTCCATCCGCGCCGCCGACCGCACGCATGACGGTGCCGAAAAACTGGTCCACCGAGGCCATTGGGCGGTCAAAGTGGTTCGCGACGGCAAGTACCAGATTTCGCTCCGCCGCTGGCCGGCCGAATCGGGGGCGGCGATCAATGCGTCACTACCCGCAGGAGAAAATGTCCCGGGTGCCACCGCAGCCTTTCGATCGGTGCCCGGAAATGCCATCGGCGCCACCCACGGGGTGCTGCGGATCGACAGCGAAGACCTGGACCGGAAACCCGTGCAAGAGGGTGCCCAAGAGGTCACGTTCGTCACCGATCTGAAACGAGGGTCCTATCAACTGGCTCCATTTTTCGAAATCAGTGAAGGCGAACTGGGGGCGTATTACGTGACCGTCACAAGCCTCGACTGA
- a CDS encoding response regulator, which translates to MIKSVRIMLVEDNPEYREAVRLALEQSQGVELSRQFGTAEIALRSIRNATPSEQPDLILLDLRLPGMSGLEALAGFRESAPHTKVIILTQSDNEEDVLRAIALGASGYLLKSATLDEIADGIRTVMSGGAPLDKGVAKFILESLQTRLPADEDQVPLSQRELEIIQLLAEGLVKKEIARQLGIGYSTVDTHVAHIYEKLNVSNAPSAVNQAHRLGLFHASKQRSGQ; encoded by the coding sequence ATGATCAAAAGCGTTCGCATCATGTTGGTCGAAGACAACCCGGAGTATCGGGAAGCGGTCCGATTGGCGTTGGAACAATCGCAAGGCGTGGAATTGTCCCGGCAATTCGGGACGGCAGAAATCGCCCTGCGCTCGATTCGGAATGCCACGCCGAGCGAACAACCAGATCTGATCTTGCTTGACCTGCGGCTTCCCGGAATGAGCGGCCTCGAGGCACTCGCGGGGTTTCGCGAGTCGGCGCCCCACACCAAGGTCATCATCCTGACCCAGTCGGACAACGAGGAAGATGTGCTGCGCGCGATTGCGCTCGGTGCCTCTGGATACCTTTTAAAATCAGCAACGTTGGATGAGATCGCCGACGGGATCCGGACGGTCATGAGTGGCGGAGCGCCGTTGGACAAAGGCGTTGCCAAGTTCATCCTGGAAAGCCTGCAGACCCGGCTTCCCGCGGACGAAGACCAGGTTCCTCTTTCTCAGCGCGAGCTGGAGATTATTCAGCTGCTTGCCGAAGGTTTGGTCAAAAAAGAAATTGCCCGTCAACTCGGCATCGGCTACAGCACCGTCGATACGCACGTCGCACACATCTATGAAAAACTGAATGTCTCCAACGCGCCGTCGGCAGTGAACCAGGCCCATCGACTGGGGCTTTTCCACGCCAGCAAACAGCGTTCGGGACAGTAA
- a CDS encoding histidine kinase produces MSPLPRILLALAAMATIVGAAVVFVIRAPAVESDAPLKRLSLSALERRLATLEEQLTMLAKPSMRTGVGAVGFRSIPQARSDHPEWIQISLSEQASIDQVVLVPMIWRDTAKGFRADGFPLEFSIRVGSDPDPNGTVVARFNADDQLLPRVAPVVISFPATQASWVRLEVARLSPRGWDDRHILQLSEILVFSGLDNLALRQSVQVSSSDQLERGLPRHQDYLVDGFVPYLMDAHDGEQSLAFVSRTSLGTTPVIEIDLRRCVPLSRIHLHATELSDNVPQALTDDFGIPRSMVVEGATESDFSDAVRLCDYQMHSIYDAGPIIMRRFPQQHCRYVRLIVNEPNTDSEGGPTQARVGFAEIEVISDGINVALGAPVTVNLDPDLTSRSASTLTDGNNLFGRILPIRDWMSELAMRHDLETERPRIAAELRLRYQRQKAILRRLSWLTGLLGFIAVSTVLAERSIRQRAVSRTRERIAADLHDELGANLHAIGLLGDLAQAAADSPDRLKPLLRRVRELTERSGAATRYCSNLLESEGLFGDLMEDMQRTSNRLLNDLEHTLTFEGEGYVRELKPSVRIDLFLFYKECLTNILRHSHATEVITHLAADRKGLRLTITDNGCGLNDSQISRIPGSLSRRARLAGAQVSASRLVGGGTKITLKLRTKKFGLLS; encoded by the coding sequence ATGTCGCCGCTTCCACGCATCCTTCTGGCGCTTGCCGCGATGGCGACGATCGTTGGCGCGGCGGTCGTGTTTGTGATCAGGGCGCCGGCGGTGGAATCGGACGCGCCGCTGAAGCGTCTCTCGCTCTCGGCGTTGGAGCGGCGTTTGGCGACGCTTGAAGAGCAACTGACCATGCTGGCCAAACCCAGCATGCGAACCGGGGTCGGCGCAGTCGGCTTTCGCTCGATCCCACAAGCGAGGAGTGATCACCCGGAATGGATTCAAATTTCTCTTTCCGAGCAAGCATCGATCGATCAGGTGGTGCTGGTGCCGATGATCTGGCGTGACACAGCCAAAGGGTTCCGCGCCGATGGTTTTCCGCTGGAGTTTTCCATCCGTGTCGGCTCGGATCCAGATCCCAATGGGACAGTAGTGGCACGATTTAACGCCGACGATCAACTCTTGCCCCGTGTGGCTCCGGTCGTCATCTCCTTTCCGGCGACTCAAGCCTCTTGGGTGCGTCTGGAGGTAGCCAGGCTTTCACCACGGGGATGGGACGACAGGCATATTCTGCAGCTCTCCGAGATCCTGGTTTTCAGCGGCCTGGATAACCTCGCCCTTCGGCAGTCCGTCCAAGTCTCTTCATCCGACCAATTGGAGCGTGGATTGCCTCGGCATCAAGACTACTTGGTCGACGGTTTTGTTCCCTATTTGATGGATGCCCATGACGGAGAGCAGAGTTTGGCGTTCGTCAGCCGAACCAGCCTCGGGACGACGCCGGTGATAGAAATCGACCTCCGCCGATGTGTGCCGTTGAGCCGCATCCACCTGCATGCGACAGAATTAAGTGACAACGTTCCGCAAGCCCTGACAGATGATTTCGGGATCCCGCGATCGATGGTCGTCGAAGGTGCGACCGAATCGGATTTTTCGGACGCCGTGCGACTGTGCGACTACCAGATGCATTCGATCTACGATGCCGGGCCGATCATCATGCGTCGGTTTCCCCAGCAGCATTGCCGATACGTTCGATTGATCGTCAACGAGCCGAACACGGATTCCGAAGGAGGCCCAACGCAGGCGCGGGTCGGTTTTGCAGAGATCGAAGTGATTTCCGACGGAATCAATGTGGCGCTCGGTGCGCCCGTCACAGTCAACTTGGATCCGGACCTCACCTCCAGATCGGCGTCCACGCTGACCGACGGCAACAACCTTTTCGGACGGATTTTGCCGATTCGTGATTGGATGAGCGAATTGGCGATGCGGCACGACCTGGAAACGGAGCGGCCACGGATCGCGGCGGAGTTGAGGCTACGTTACCAGCGTCAAAAGGCGATCCTCCGTCGCCTGAGCTGGTTGACCGGGTTGCTCGGATTCATCGCTGTCTCGACTGTTCTCGCCGAACGCTCGATACGGCAACGCGCCGTCTCACGAACCCGCGAACGGATCGCGGCCGACTTGCACGACGAGCTGGGCGCCAATCTGCACGCGATCGGCTTGCTGGGCGATCTCGCCCAAGCGGCCGCCGACTCGCCTGATCGACTGAAACCTTTGCTCCGTCGGGTTCGTGAATTGACCGAGCGAAGTGGCGCCGCAACCCGCTACTGTTCGAACCTGTTAGAATCCGAGGGGTTGTTCGGCGATCTGATGGAGGACATGCAGCGGACGTCGAATCGTCTGTTGAACGACTTGGAACACACGCTGACGTTTGAAGGGGAGGGCTACGTCCGGGAACTCAAGCCGAGCGTCCGGATCGACCTGTTCTTGTTCTACAAGGAATGTTTGACCAATATTTTGAGACACTCCCATGCAACGGAAGTGATCACGCATCTGGCGGCAGATCGCAAGGGCCTGCGGCTGACGATCACCGACAACGGATGTGGTCTCAATGACTCTCAGATCAGCCGGATCCCGGGATCACTCAGCCGCCGCGCCCGACTTGCCGGAGCCCAGGTCTCGGCCAGTCGGCTCGTCGGCGGCGGAACAAAAATCACCCTGAAACTTCGCACCAAGAAGTTTGGCTTGTTATCGTGA
- a CDS encoding DUF1559 domain-containing protein, with the protein MKDSRVSRGFTLVELLVVIAIIGILVGLLLPAVQAAREAARRMSCSNNFRQIGIGIHNYHAAYKRIPTQGIGTVATPSHNRAWWQESGAGSSLFVNNRRLSTLVGILPFVEQQAVWDQISNPNATRTDGDQSAAAGTRTSPWAPMGPTPGTIQYIPWTLEIPTFRCPSDPGVGLPALGRTNYAACLGDSHYFTMWGPWNNQRTEPRHTGRSREARASHRGFYKPFDDTGRFRDVLDGLSNTIAMGEIATDLGDSFISTSPPKDGRGLGGNLAVIRMVRDNPGTCDQFIDPDRPRFWLNGGDRLTHARGFKWADANQMFSGCFTILPPNSAYCGRHNSNHLSGTAPVSSRHTGGAHVLMADGAVIFITDSIEAGSRNQGDVWSGGTGNRAPGSESPHGLWGALGTRANSETIEEQLNQ; encoded by the coding sequence ATGAAAGATTCTAGGGTCAGTCGTGGTTTCACGTTGGTGGAGCTACTTGTCGTCATCGCCATCATCGGGATCTTGGTGGGCTTGCTGCTGCCGGCGGTCCAAGCTGCTCGCGAAGCGGCGCGGCGGATGAGCTGTAGCAACAATTTCAGGCAAATTGGGATCGGCATCCACAACTACCACGCCGCGTACAAACGAATCCCCACCCAGGGCATCGGGACGGTTGCGACGCCCAGCCACAACCGGGCGTGGTGGCAGGAGAGCGGGGCGGGCAGTAGTCTGTTCGTCAACAATCGACGCTTGAGCACGTTGGTCGGCATTTTACCGTTCGTCGAACAGCAAGCGGTCTGGGACCAAATCTCCAACCCCAACGCGACACGCACCGACGGCGATCAGTCGGCAGCCGCAGGAACTCGCACCAGCCCTTGGGCGCCCATGGGGCCCACGCCCGGCACCATCCAGTACATCCCCTGGACGCTTGAGATCCCAACGTTCCGCTGTCCCAGCGACCCGGGCGTGGGATTGCCGGCGCTGGGACGAACGAACTACGCCGCCTGCCTCGGTGACAGTCACTACTTTACGATGTGGGGTCCATGGAACAATCAACGCACCGAACCACGTCACACCGGGCGGAGTCGCGAAGCGCGCGCCTCGCACCGTGGTTTCTACAAGCCGTTCGATGACACCGGTCGCTTCCGTGACGTGCTCGATGGCCTATCGAACACGATCGCGATGGGAGAAATCGCGACGGACTTGGGTGACAGCTTCATCTCAACCAGTCCTCCGAAAGACGGCCGGGGACTGGGCGGCAACCTCGCTGTGATTCGGATGGTCCGCGACAACCCGGGCACGTGTGACCAGTTCATCGATCCCGACCGCCCGCGATTCTGGCTCAACGGGGGAGACCGGCTGACGCATGCCCGTGGGTTCAAATGGGCCGATGCGAATCAAATGTTCTCGGGATGCTTTACCATTTTGCCGCCCAACAGCGCCTACTGTGGACGGCACAATTCGAATCACCTTTCGGGGACCGCCCCGGTGTCCAGCCGACACACCGGCGGGGCGCATGTCCTGATGGCCGACGGAGCGGTGATCTTCATCACCGATTCGATTGAAGCCGGCAGCCGAAACCAAGGCGACGTCTGGAGCGGCGGGACGGGCAATCGCGCCCCCGGCAGCGAAAGCCCCCACGGACTTTGGGGAGCCCTCGGCACTCGCGCCAACAGCGAAACGATCGAAGAGCAACTCAACCAGTGA
- a CDS encoding DUF1559 domain-containing protein translates to MKVRTTKRGFTLVELLVVIAIIGILVGLLLPAVQAAREAARRMSCSNNFKQIGLAIHNYHSAYKQLPPHGGGTKGPHAGRAASDGRSNNRIELSALVGLTAFFEQQGLWDQIRNPFQTVDSSGATRTYNPMGPWPGMPLSAHLSQGNYAPWLTEIPTLRCPSDPGVGIPASGRTNYAICTGDSCDTGFGGALNRLTGIRQSHGTPPMYQRVLAAQRGAFAVQLQSKFRDCLDGLSNTIFMGEIATDLGDRDARTHLLDSSINIVNQGGNLNCRQSLDPDRPRFWSDNPAPNRLSGSAEEKRGFKWSSLLPLYTQVLTILPPNAELCGNSNAVSIVVAPPSSRHQGGCHVLMGDGAVVFITDSIEAGDPSRGQVGVHSQHTDPNSLPGIESPYGLWGALGTRASGEVIQDFQ, encoded by the coding sequence ATGAAGGTCAGAACAACGAAGCGTGGTTTTACGCTGGTCGAGCTATTGGTTGTGATCGCAATCATCGGCATTCTTGTCGGCTTGTTGCTGCCCGCGGTTCAAGCGGCACGTGAAGCGGCGCGACGCATGAGTTGCAGCAACAACTTCAAACAAATCGGACTCGCCATCCACAACTACCACTCGGCGTACAAGCAGTTGCCGCCGCACGGCGGCGGAACCAAGGGGCCGCACGCCGGACGCGCTGCGAGCGATGGACGCAGCAACAACCGCATTGAGCTGTCCGCCCTGGTGGGCTTGACCGCGTTCTTCGAGCAACAAGGACTCTGGGATCAGATCCGAAATCCTTTCCAAACGGTTGACTCATCCGGTGCGACACGGACGTATAACCCGATGGGACCTTGGCCGGGGATGCCTTTGTCGGCGCACTTGTCACAGGGCAACTACGCCCCTTGGTTGACTGAAATTCCGACGCTGCGATGCCCGAGTGATCCGGGGGTGGGGATACCCGCATCCGGGCGCACGAACTACGCGATCTGCACCGGCGATTCCTGTGACACGGGTTTCGGCGGCGCGCTCAATCGTTTGACCGGAATCCGTCAATCCCACGGAACGCCGCCGATGTACCAACGCGTCCTCGCTGCCCAGCGGGGCGCCTTTGCCGTCCAACTGCAGTCCAAATTCCGAGACTGTCTCGATGGGCTTTCCAACACGATCTTCATGGGAGAGATCGCGACGGACCTCGGCGATCGCGACGCGAGGACTCATCTGCTTGATTCGTCCATCAACATCGTCAACCAGGGTGGGAACCTCAACTGCCGGCAAAGCCTGGACCCGGACCGGCCACGGTTCTGGTCGGACAACCCCGCTCCCAACCGCCTGTCCGGCAGTGCGGAAGAGAAACGCGGATTCAAGTGGTCGTCGCTGTTGCCGCTGTACACCCAAGTGTTGACGATCCTGCCACCCAACGCGGAACTGTGTGGCAATTCCAACGCCGTGTCCATCGTCGTCGCCCCGCCCAGCAGCCGGCACCAAGGGGGCTGCCACGTACTGATGGGCGACGGTGCGGTGGTGTTCATCACCGATTCGATCGAAGCGGGAGATCCCAGCCGGGGACAAGTCGGCGTGCATTCACAGCACACCGATCCCAATTCTTTGCCGGGGATCGAGAGCCCCTACGGACTTTGGGGAGCGCTCGGAACGCGAGCGTCCGGCGAAGTCATCCAAGACTTTCAATGA
- a CDS encoding APC family permease produces MSESNSQAEEYQEDSLSLTGSVAMGTGVMIGAGIFALTGQVAEQTGGLFPYAFLAAAVVAGFSAYSYIKMAQQYPSAGGIAMFLMKAYGKGTVTAGMALLMYFSMVINESLVARTFGTYTLQLFDAKDNQFLVPALGVGLLVLAFIINILGNQFIGTFSTVTAVIKIAGIVIFAAAGLWVSGLTFEGAGVSEKSSAGGFLSATALALLAYKGFTTITNSGSEIVNPEKNIGRSIMISLSICLVVYLLVAFAVAGNLSVSEIIESRDFALAEAARPAFGDGGIYFTAGLAIVATISGLIASTFAVSRMLAMLSEMNLVPHRHFGMPGSIQKHTLVYTVVFAITLTLLFDLSRIASLGAIFYIVMDMAVHWGVLRRVREEIQANRWIPIGALLLDAVILAAFVWMKANSDMLVIWVALGGIVVIFVGEKLFLTWNDDADDHEHQHA; encoded by the coding sequence ATGAGCGAATCGAATTCACAAGCCGAAGAATACCAAGAAGACAGTCTCTCCTTGACCGGGTCGGTCGCGATGGGGACCGGCGTGATGATCGGAGCCGGCATCTTCGCTTTGACCGGTCAGGTTGCCGAACAGACGGGGGGGCTGTTTCCATACGCGTTTCTGGCCGCGGCCGTCGTCGCCGGGTTTAGCGCCTACTCCTACATCAAGATGGCCCAGCAGTATCCCTCCGCCGGCGGCATCGCAATGTTTCTGATGAAGGCCTATGGAAAGGGGACGGTCACGGCCGGCATGGCGCTCTTGATGTACTTTTCCATGGTCATCAATGAGAGCCTTGTCGCGCGAACCTTTGGGACGTACACGTTGCAGTTGTTCGATGCCAAAGACAACCAATTCTTGGTGCCTGCCTTGGGAGTCGGTTTGTTGGTCCTGGCCTTTATCATCAATATCCTGGGCAACCAATTCATTGGGACATTCTCAACCGTCACCGCGGTGATCAAGATCGCGGGGATCGTCATCTTTGCAGCCGCTGGACTGTGGGTTTCCGGGCTGACCTTCGAGGGTGCTGGCGTATCTGAAAAATCGTCCGCGGGCGGTTTTTTGTCCGCCACCGCCCTCGCGTTGCTGGCTTACAAGGGCTTCACCACCATCACCAACAGCGGCTCGGAGATCGTGAATCCGGAAAAGAACATCGGCCGCTCAATCATGATCTCACTGTCGATCTGTTTGGTGGTTTACTTGTTGGTCGCATTTGCGGTCGCCGGGAATCTGTCGGTTTCAGAGATCATCGAAAGTCGCGACTTTGCACTGGCAGAAGCCGCTCGCCCGGCGTTCGGCGACGGGGGAATCTACTTCACCGCTGGACTGGCAATCGTGGCGACCATTTCCGGTCTGATCGCCAGCACGTTTGCGGTTTCACGAATGCTGGCGATGCTTAGTGAGATGAACTTGGTGCCGCACCGACATTTCGGGATGCCGGGAAGCATCCAAAAACACACGTTGGTCTACACCGTGGTCTTCGCGATCACGCTGACGCTTCTGTTTGACCTGTCGCGGATCGCGTCGCTGGGAGCAATCTTTTACATCGTGATGGACATGGCGGTCCATTGGGGCGTGCTGAGACGCGTGCGTGAAGAAATCCAAGCCAATCGGTGGATCCCGATCGGCGCGTTACTGCTGGATGCAGTGATTCTTGCCGCATTCGTGTGGATGAAGGCCAACAGCGACATGTTGGTCATCTGGGTTGCTCTGGGTGGGATCGTCGTCATCTTCGTCGGCGAAAAACTGTTCCTGACGTGGAATGACGATGCCGACGATCACGAACACCAGCACGCCTAG